The sequence below is a genomic window from Streptomyces sudanensis.
TCGGCACCGGCGGCGGCCAGGGCTACGTCCTGGAGTACCGCGGCCCGGCCATCGAGAAGCTGTCGATGGAGGCCCGCATGACCGTCTGCAACATGTCCATCGAGGCCGGCGCCCGAGCGGGCATGATCGCGCCCGACGAGACCACCTTCGCGTACCTCGAGGGCCGCGCCCACGCCCCCGAGGGCGCCGACTGGGACGCCGCCGTCGCGTACTGGAGGACCCTGCGCACCGACGACGACGCCGTCTTCGACGCCGAGGTCGTCATCGACGCCGCGGAACTGTCCCCGTTCGTCACCTGGGGCACCAACCCCGGCCAGGGGGCGCCCCTTTCCGCGTCCGTCCCCGACCCCGCCTCCTACGAGGACGCCTCGGAGCGGCTCGCCGCCGAGAAGGCCCTGGAGTACATGGGCCTCACCGCCGGGCAGCCCCTGCGCGGGATCGAGGTCGACACGGTCTTCGTCGGCTCCTGCACCAACGGCCGCATCGAGGACCTGCGCGCCGCCGCCGCGGTGCTCGAAGGCCGCCGGGTCGCCGACGGGGTGCGGATGCTCGTCGTCCCCGGTTCCGCCCGCGTCGGCCTCCAGGCCGTCGAGGAGGGCCTGGACAGGGTCTTCAAGGAGGCCGGCGCCGAATGGCGGCACGCCGGCTGCTCCATGTGCCTCGGCATGAACCCCGACCAACTCGCTCCCGGCGAGCGCTCCGCGTCCACCTCCAACCGCAACTTCGAGGGGCGGCAGGGCAAGGGCGGCCGCACCCACCTCGTCTCGCCGCAGGTCGCCGCCGCCACCGCGGTCCTCGGCCGGCTGGCCTCACCGGCCGACCTGTCCGACGCCACCACTCTCGCGGGGGTCTGAA
It includes:
- the leuC gene encoding 3-isopropylmalate dehydratase large subunit, with protein sequence MGRTLAEKVWDDHVVRRADGEPDLLFIDLHLLHEVTSPQAFDGLRRSGRRVRRTDLTIATEDHNTPTLDIDKPIADPVSRVQLETLRANCAEFGVRLHPLGDVEQGVVHVVGPQLGLTQPGTTVVCGDSHTSTHGAFGALAFGIGTSQVEHVLATQTLPMTRPRTMAVTVEGELPEGVTAKDLILAIIARIGTGGGQGYVLEYRGPAIEKLSMEARMTVCNMSIEAGARAGMIAPDETTFAYLEGRAHAPEGADWDAAVAYWRTLRTDDDAVFDAEVVIDAAELSPFVTWGTNPGQGAPLSASVPDPASYEDASERLAAEKALEYMGLTAGQPLRGIEVDTVFVGSCTNGRIEDLRAAAAVLEGRRVADGVRMLVVPGSARVGLQAVEEGLDRVFKEAGAEWRHAGCSMCLGMNPDQLAPGERSASTSNRNFEGRQGKGGRTHLVSPQVAAATAVLGRLASPADLSDATTLAGV